The Streptomyces aurantiacus genome includes a region encoding these proteins:
- a CDS encoding GntR family transcriptional regulator has product MGTTQLDTVPEPKYWHLRTVLSEALDSEFSVGEILPNERDLAARFGVARATLRQALEQLELEGRLQRRRGVGTTVAPPRMGVAVGSEQHVWPGAAGDAWQPADCSVAVPPPAVAKVLETESDEQVHVVRRSRMTHGQPVAAELLYIPAFSVPELSGIDAPAGVARARAVLRELQRLDLEGQDRAVELGSARADDAKELDRLPGAPVLVVTTRFVAEGRTAAVSVATYRADTCRLTFGDSGGVEIHHDPERRAS; this is encoded by the coding sequence GTGGGGACCACGCAGTTGGATACGGTGCCGGAGCCCAAGTACTGGCACCTCAGGACCGTGCTCAGCGAAGCACTGGACTCCGAGTTCTCGGTGGGCGAGATCCTGCCCAACGAGCGCGATCTGGCAGCCCGGTTCGGCGTCGCCAGGGCGACGCTCCGCCAGGCCCTGGAGCAGCTCGAACTGGAAGGGCGGCTCCAGCGCCGCCGCGGTGTCGGCACGACCGTGGCCCCGCCGAGGATGGGTGTGGCCGTCGGCTCCGAGCAGCACGTGTGGCCGGGCGCGGCAGGCGACGCCTGGCAGCCGGCGGACTGCTCGGTCGCGGTCCCGCCCCCGGCGGTGGCCAAGGTCCTGGAGACCGAGAGCGACGAGCAGGTGCACGTCGTGCGCCGCTCCCGGATGACGCACGGCCAGCCGGTCGCCGCCGAACTGCTGTACATCCCGGCCTTTTCGGTGCCCGAGCTGTCGGGCATCGACGCACCCGCGGGAGTCGCCCGCGCGCGTGCGGTGCTGCGGGAGCTCCAGCGCCTGGACCTGGAGGGCCAGGACCGTGCCGTCGAGCTCGGCTCGGCCCGGGCGGACGACGCGAAGGAACTGGACCGCCTTCCCGGCGCGCCCGTCCTCGTCGTCACGACCCGCTTCGTCGCCGAGGGACGCACGGCGGCGGTCTCCGTCGCCACCTACCGCGCCGACACCTGCCGGCTGACCTTCGGCGACTCCGGCGGCGTGGAGATCCACCACGACCCGGAGCGTCGCGCTTCCTGA